Genomic DNA from Bryobacter aggregatus MPL3:
GAGACTCGGCTATGTTCCCGAGGAACCCTATCTGTATGCGCACCTGACGGGCAAAGAGTATCTGGAGCTCTGTGGGCGGCTCCGCGGGATTGAGGAAGGACTCCTTGCCGAAAAGTCTTCCCGGCTCTTGCGTCTGCTCGAGATGTGGGAGGCACGCGATGGCCTGTTGTCGTCGTACTCGAAAGGAATGCGCCAGCGGATTCTGATTCTTGCCGCGATGCTGCATGATCCTGATCTGTTGATTCTGGACGAGCCATTCTCCGGTCTCGACATCAACACCGCGCTCCTCTTCCGGCGGCTGATGCAGGCCCTGGCCTGGAGCGGCAAGATGATCTTCTTTTCAACCCATGTGTTTGAGGTGGTCGAGAAGCTTTGCACCGACGTCATCATCCTGTATCAGGGGCAGATTGTTGCGCATGACAAGGTCGAACGTCTGCGTGAAATCGCGCAGCAGGGCAGTCTCGAAGATGTCTTTCGCCAACTCACACGGCAGCCCGATCTGGATGCGGTGGCCCGGGAAGCGATCGAAGTGATGTCCCTCCGCTGAATGCCATGAAAATCTGGGGCCATCTGGTCAAACTCTTCTGGGATCGTTTCTTTGCGAGCGACTGGTCGACTAGCGCTGACGGCCTGCGCTTTCTTCTCATTTCAACCGGCAGCCTTCTCGCCGGCTTTCAAGTGCTTCTGGTGCAAAAGATGTTTCGCCAGTACTTTGAGCTCAATCTCCTGCCTTCCCGTCTTCCCTATGAAATTGCCGCGGCTGCGGATCGCGGCTTCCTCCTGGTCTTTGTCGCTTTCATCGCGGCGATTCTCTGCGTACTCCGTTGGAGAAGCCTCTATCCTGATGCAACGGATCTTTATGTTCTGAGTCCGATGCCTGTGCCTCCGGCCGCCATCTATTCGGCGCGTCTGGCGAGCGTGACACTCTGTATTGGCGCTTTCGTGGTTGGCGTCTCAGCGGCTTGGGCGATCACGGTGCCTCCGGTTCAGATGGGGCATCATTCCGAGCATTGGTTTGTTGTCGATGCGCTTCTGATGTTTCTTGCCTGTGTGCTGGCGGGGATGACGATCCTGTTCTTTCTCGTTGCGCTGGAGGGCTTGCTGCAGCTTCTTCTGGGCCGTTGGCATCGCAGGGTCTCGGGCTGGATTCAGAATCTGCTGCTCGCGTTGCTCATCATCGGCTTTCCACAGATCTTTCGGATTCTCTCGCGCGGAGCCTGGATTCACGGCCATGCCGGCTATCGTTGGGATGTTTTTGCCGCGCTTCTCTTTGTGCCATTTTTGCTTAGCCTCGGTGCAGCGAGCACTCTTTATGGCCTCAGCTATTTGCGCCGGGGACAGCTTCTTGAAGGAACAGGCACACCCTCCAGCCCCATGGCGGCGAAGCTCCTGCGTCTGGTGGCCGGCAGGCGGGCCAGTGCTGGTTTATTCCATTTCCTATGCTTCACGCTGTCCCGCAGCGCGATGCACAAGACGCTTCTTTCCGCCTGGCTGGCTCTCACCGCGATGATCGTTATTTATGAGATTTCCTCGGGCGATCCGCAAGACCGGAAAGTGCTGATGTTCATCACTCTAGCCACGGCCTTTTGGACACTCAACGGCCTGGTTCACGTATTCGAGATTCCAGTGGAGATCGGAGCAAATTGGGTCTTCCGTATCCTGCCGGCGCCGCAACTGGAGGATGCCAATTGGGTGGCGCTGCAGCGTTTTTTGCTTCGCATTCTGGCATCGCTGCTCATCCTGGCAGTAGGGATTGCAAATTGGCGTTTTCATACAGAATCGATGGCGCTGCGCTTCACTGTCTTGGAGGCTCTTGCGATTCTCTGTCTTGTGGAAGTTCTTCTGTCCAGAATCGACTTCATTCCTTTCACCGCTGGCTATGCACCTGGACAGCGTCCGGCGATTCAAACAGTGTGTGTCTATCTGGGCTCCTTCTTGGGCTTTTCTGTGCTTGGAGTGGTCAGCCTGGCCACTTCGAGCTCCTGGGCCTTGTCCTTCCTCTGGATGGGGTTGTTGCTCGTGCTTTGGTCGCGGCTGGCAACGATGCGGGTGAGGCGATGGGAGTCCACGGCTTTGCGTTTTGGAGACGGCGCACAGCCTGAGATCCAGACAATCGATCTCAATAAGTGAGAGAATTACATTGCCGAAAGGTACATCAACGGTCAAGGAGGATGAAATGGACTTGTTGGAAGGGCTCAAGCTCAAATACCAAAGTGTTCTGAACGTGGTGAAGTCGAAAGGTGTTGTTCTCTCAAACTTACATGTTGAGGGCGACAAACTCTTCATCAAAGGCGCGGCGCCGAGTGAAGACATCAAGAATGACGTCTGGAATGCAATCAAAGCTGTCAATAGCGATTGGTCCAATGAAGTCATGTGCGATATCAGCGTCGATACGTCGCTGCCGCAACCAACTCGCACTTATACTGTGGTGGCTGGGGACAGCCTCTGGAAAATTGCCAATCAATTTTACGGAAATGGGGCACAGTATCCGAAGATCATTCAGGGAAATCCATCGAGCCTCAAGGACGAGAAGAGCGTTATCCATCCCGGTGACGTGCTCGTGATTCCTGACTAAGTACGAGATCGAGTTTTCGATGCGGCCCGCGCCATTTGGTGCGGGCTTTTTTGTGATCTGATTTCTCAACGCCTTGCGCGTATCTCAGAGTATGAAGTTTGCAATTCTACTCACCCTTGCTTCCCTTGCCTTTGCGGAAGATCGCGCCTTTCTAGGCCGCTGGTCCACCGGCAGTGTCTCCACCGTCCAGTACAAGAACAGTGTCACTGGTGTTGCCGCGCCAGCCACCGGCAACCGCTTTTCCTGGGAATTCCGTGCTGACGGCACCTACAACTTCACAGGTCTGATGCAATCGACATTCTACAGTTGCACCACAAGTACCTTCATGAATGAGAGTGGCACCTATGAGCTTTCGGGCGATGTGATTTCGGTGAAGCCTGAGAAGAACCCCTACCAGATGCGCTATTCCTGCTCCCCGTCCAGTGACAATGAGAAGCCAGGCAAGCTCATTCCGAAGTCCTACCGGGTGCGGGTTCTCAGCGATTCCTCTGGGCAGAAGCTTGAATTGATCTCTACGGTGGACAACGCCAGTCAAATCTTTCGCAAGGATCGTTAGGCACGATTTGCCATCCCCTCAGTAACTGATATATGCTGTTGTCAGTTACTGAGAGGAACGATCTTGAGCCGACCCACTGACCTTGTACAAGGCACCCTCGACCTTCTGATTCTGAAGGTGATTGCCCTCGAACCGATGCATGGCTGGGCGATCGCCCAGCGCATCCACCAGATTTCCGGCGAAGTGCTCCAGGTGGGGCAGGGAGCACTCTATCCAGCGCTGCACAAGCTCGAGCAGAATGGCTGGATCAGCGCCGAGTGGGCGCAA
This window encodes:
- a CDS encoding LysM peptidoglycan-binding domain-containing protein codes for the protein MDLLEGLKLKYQSVLNVVKSKGVVLSNLHVEGDKLFIKGAAPSEDIKNDVWNAIKAVNSDWSNEVMCDISVDTSLPQPTRTYTVVAGDSLWKIANQFYGNGAQYPKIIQGNPSSLKDEKSVIHPGDVLVIPD
- a CDS encoding ABC transporter ATP-binding protein, encoding MLEAIALTKRYRGITALDSASFRILPGQILGYLGPNGSGKSTTVKILTGLIDPSSGTLHLDGKPVLGNWQDYKSRLGYVPEEPYLYAHLTGKEYLELCGRLRGIEEGLLAEKSSRLLRLLEMWEARDGLLSSYSKGMRQRILILAAMLHDPDLLILDEPFSGLDINTALLFRRLMQALAWSGKMIFFSTHVFEVVEKLCTDVIILYQGQIVAHDKVERLREIAQQGSLEDVFRQLTRQPDLDAVAREAIEVMSLR
- a CDS encoding PadR family transcriptional regulator; this encodes MSRPTDLVQGTLDLLILKVIALEPMHGWAIAQRIHQISGEVLQVGQGALYPALHKLEQNGWISAEWAQSENNRRAKYYTLTLDGRSALDQETAQWERLSTAITQVVRTV